The nucleotide window TGTGGCCTTGTGCCCAGACTGGCAGCACGGGTGGAAACGGGGAGGCCCTTCGAGAGGCGGGACGCCGCCGGACCGACCTCCGCCCGCGCGATCGCATCGGTGACCGGATCCCGAGATCCGGTCCCGGGAGCTCCGGCAGGCTCACGTCCACGGCTCCTTTCGGAGCGGGTAGAAGAGGCCAGGAAGATGCGTATCCGAACCATTCCGCTGCTCATGATCGTGCTGCTCGTCCTGGGCAGCACGGCCGCCTTCGCCGAGGGCGGCACCAAGCACCGCGACGACCACGGCAAGAAGGGTGGTCACCACAAGGGCGTGCTGGTCCTGCACGCCACCGAGACGTCCGCGACCTACATCACCGCCGACGGCAGGGTGTTCACCGACGAGGACGAGGAAGAGGTCGATGACCTGATGCCGAGCGCCGGCGACCGGTTCCTCCTCGTCGACACGCTCTACAGCGACGAGGCGCGCACCGCGCTGGTCGGCCGCAACGACATCGAGTGCACCGTCACCGCGTTCTCCGGCACGAGCGAGGAGGACTTCTCGCAGAACCTGCTCTGTCACGGGGTCGTGACCGTCGACGGCGCCGGAACGCTCGCCTGGCAGGGCGCCGTGCAGTTCAGCTCGATGACGGAATTCGATCCCGCGATGCCCTTCGCCACCGTGGCCATCACCGGCGGCACCGGCCAGTACCTCGGCGCCAGCGGACAGGCGAAGCTGTTCGACACGAGCACGGACGACGACGAGTCCCTCACCCGCTACGAGGTGAAGCTGACCGCCGGTCGGCGATGACCCCCGGTCGGCGATGACGCGACCGCGTCGCGATGGAGGGTGCCTGGCAGGCGCCCTCCATCGCTCACCCGATCGGATCGCCCGGGATCGACAGGCCGCGGCGCAGGCGGTCGAGCGCCTCCTCGGGATCCATACCGCCGGGCAGGCGGGACTTCACGACCCGAGCCGGGATGCCGACGGCGATCGAGAACGGCGGGATGTCGGTGTTGACGAGGCAGTGGCTCGCGATCACCGATCCGTGCCCGATGTCGACCCCGCGCAATACCGTCGCCTTCTCGCCGATCCACACGTCACCACCGACGCGCACCGGGGACTTGACGATGCCCTGGTCCTTGATGGGGACGTCGAGCCGCTCGAATCGGTGGTCGAAGTCGCAGATGTAGATCCAGTCGGCGAGGATCGACGCCTCGCCGATCTCGACGTCGAGATAGGTGTTGACCACGTTGTCGCGGCCCATCACCACCTTCGCGCCCAGCGTCAGCTGGCCTTCGTGGGCGCGCAGCTTGTTGTCGTCGCCGATCCAGCACCACGGCCCGACCACGAGCCGGCCGTGCCCGGGGCGACCGCGGAACTCGACCCGCCGGCCGCTGAAGACCACGCCCTGGAACACGACGTGGTTGCCGGTGGCGACGGCCCGGGCGCGGTGCCAGAGGAACCGTCGGTACAGGGTCAGGTACTGACGCGTGACCATCCGGTGGGTCACCGCGTGACGGATGGCCTGCCGCCAACCCCACCGCGGGTAGTGCAGCCGGATCGGCGGGCGCCGGACGTGGTCGGGCAGCGGCCGTTCGGCAAGCAGGTCCGCCGCCAGCAGGCTCGCCCGCCGTTGCCCCTCACGGGCGGTCTCGGCCCGGATGAGTGCCTCGGTGTGCTCGCGCAGCGCGGAGCGCGCGGCCTCCTCCACGTCGGCGTCCGAAGCGCCCGCGAGGTCCGAACCGGCGTCCGGGTCCAGGTCGGGCCCGAGGTGCGGCAGCGGCAGGTCGAGGTCGGCGACCAGTTCGCGCTCGTCGGGGTCGGGATTCACTTCGTCGCGTGCAGGATGAGGTTGTAGAACACGTCGCGGGGCACGAACCGCGCCAGCACACGGTCGTCGAACCGGTGCAGACGCGTGTAGGCGTTGAACGCCGCGAATGCCCACCGCATGCCGAGCACGCCCGGACGCATCGCACCCTCGATGGTGCGCACTGCCCACCCGACCCAGTTCGCGGTCAGCTCCTCGGTCACGACCCGGGCCTCACGGAACCCGGCGAGGCGGGCCATCTTCTCGACGTCGCCGGGGCGGAAGGTGTGCAGGTCGACCTCGTACTCCAGGCCGGCCAGGGTGGCGTCTTCGACGGTTCCGCCCGCTTCGACGATGCTCGGCTTGCGGTACTGCGTCAGGCCGGGCAGTGCTGTCGCCGCCCGGAACGCGCGGTAGGTGTTGCGCTTGACGAACCAGGACACCTTGTCACCGATCTCGGTCGGTTCGCCGGCGATGACCAGCGTCCCGCCGGGCTTGAGGATCCGGTGCATCTCGCGGATCGCGGCCCCGGGGACGGGCAGGTGGTGGATGAAGGCGTGTCCGATGACGAGGTCGAAGCTGTCGTCGTCGTAGGGCAGTGCCTCGGCGTCGCCCTGACGCGTGGCGATGGTCAGGCCGTGCTCGGCGCCGTTGCGTCGGCACACCTCCAGCATGCCCTCCGAGATGTCGGTGGCCTCCAACGTCGCGCCCTCGAGACAGTCGCCGAGCGCGAGGTTGATCAGGAAGAAGCCGGTGCCCGCGCCGACCTCGAGCACGCGGTGGAAGACGGCGCCCTCGGGGACGACCTTGCGGAACCGGTCGCGCGCGTAGTCGATGCAGCGCTGGTCGTACGAGATCGAGAACTTCTCGTCGTAGGTCCCGGCCTCCCAGTCGTGGTACGCCTCCTGCTTCTGCTTGATGTCCATCGACGTCGTGTCGGGCACGGCGTGCAGTTCGGCGGGCATCACGGTCTCCTGTCTGAACCGGCGGCGACCGACCGGCTGCGAACGTGCACGGTACTGAAGCCGGACGCCGGCGCCCAGATCGCTACCGTGGGCAGGCGACGCGGACGAGGGAGCACGCGGTGGCGAGGCTGCGCAGGCTGCTCGGGCGCCCGCCGGGCGCGGCGGCGTCCGACCCGTTGCTCGCGGACCTGCGCGCCGCGCTCGCGCCCGAGCGGGTCCGGTACGACGGCGCCGAGCGGACCCTGTTCGCCCACGACGCCTCGATCTACGACCTCGGGGTCTCCGGACCGGTCTGCTTCGCCGAGAGCGCCACCGAGGTGCAGGCCATCATGCGGATCGCGGCCGAGCACGGCCGGGCCGTGGTCCCCCGTGGCGCGGGTACGGGACTGTCCGGCGGCGCGGTCCCCCTGGGGGCCCCGATCGTGGTCTCGCTGTCCCGCATGAAGCGCATCCTCGAGGTCGACCTCGACGAGCGGATCGCCTGGGTCGAGCCGGGCGTGGTCAACCTCGCGCTCACCGAGCACCTGCGGCCCCTGGGCTTCCACTTCGCCCCCGACCCGTCGAGCCAGCAGGTGTGCACCATCGGCGGCAACGTCGCCAACAACTCCGGCGGGCCGCACTGCCTCGCCTACGGTGTCACCAACCCCCACGTCGCGGCGGTCGAGGTCGTGCTGCCGTCGGGTGAGGCGGTCGTCCTCGGCGGGCTGGACGCCGAGACCCCCGGGCTCGACCTGCGCGGCGTGTTCGTCGGCAGCGAGGGCACGATGGGCATCGCCACACGCGTCGCCGTCGTGCTCACGCCCAACCCCCCGGCGGTCCGGACCCTGCTGCTGGCCTTCGGGACGGTGCGCGACGCGGCCCGCACGGTCAGCGCCGTCATCGCCGAGGGGATCGTGCCCGCCGCGATGGAGGTCATGGACCAGCGCGCCATCGAGGCGGTCGAGAACTACGTCCACGCGGGCTACCCCCGGGACGCCGCGGCGGTCCTGCTGGCCGAGGTGGAGGGGCTCGAGGACGGGGTGCAGATCGAAGCCGAGCGGATCGACCGGCTCGGCCGCGCCAACGGCGCCACCAGCGTCCGCCTGGCGCGGACGGAGGACGAACGCGCGCTGCTCTGGAAGGGCCGCAAGACGGCGTTCGGGGCGACCGCCCAGATCGCGCCGAGGTACTACCTCAACGACACGGTCGTGCCCCGCTCGCGGCTCGCCGACGTGCTCGAGCAGGTGTACGAGATCGCGGACCGGCACCAGATCATGGTGATGAACGTGTTCCATGCCGGTGACGGGAACCTGCACCCGCTGCTGTTGTTCGACGGCAGCGACCCGGACGTGGTCGCCCGCGTGCACCTGGCCGGGGCGGAGATCGTGCGGGTCTCCCTCGACGCCGGCGGCGTGCTGTCGGGTGAGCACGGCATCGCCGTGGAGAAGCGCGACGCGATGCGGGCGCTGTTCACCGACGACGACCTCGACCACCAGGCCCGGGTGCGTCGCGCCTTCGACCCGGGCTGCCGTTGCAACCCGGGCAAGGTCCTCCCCACCGGCCACAGCTGCGCCGACATCCAGGCGCTCACGCGCGTCCCGACCGGGGTGTGGGGATGAGCGCGACCCTCACCAGCACCGACCCGGTCCTCACCGCGTTCGCCGAGGCGGTCGGCAGCGAAGGTCCGGTCGCCGTCGAGGGTGCGCGCACCCGCTGGGAGCGTGGCGGCCCACCGGCGATCGACGTCCGGTTGGTCCGAGCACCGACCGGGATCGTGTCCTATCTCCCCCACGAGATGACCGTGCAGGTCCGTGCCGGGACGGCGGTCGCCGACCTGCACGCCCAACTGGCGGAAGCCGGCCAGCGGACCGCGTTGCCCGAACGCGGCGGCACCGTCGGTGGTGCGCTGGCGGTCGGCGAGGACGCCCTGAGCGTGCTCGGCGTCGGCAGGGTGCGGACGGCCCTGCTGCAGGTGCGCTACGTCTCCGCCGAGGGACGTGTGATCACCGGGGGAGGACCGACGGTGAAGAACGTCAGCGGTTTCGACCTGCCGCGCCTGATGGTCGGCTCGCTGGGCACGCTCGGGTTGTTCGCCGAAGTGATCCTGCGCACGAACCCGATCCCCCTGGCTCGCGTCTGGCTGCGCGCCGACGACGTCGATCCGTTCGCGGTCCGGGACGCGCTGTTCCGGCCGGGTGCGGTGCTGTGGGACGGCAGCCGCACCTGGGTGCTGCTCGAGGGCCACGCGCCGGACGTCGCGGCCGAAGGCCGGACCCTGCGGTCGATCGGCGCCTTCGCCGAGGTCGATGGACCACCCGCGCTGCCGCCACATCGCTGGTCGCTGACCAAGCGGGACCTGCGCGCCTTGGACGGACTCGATCTCGGTGACGCGTTCGTCGCCTCGGTCGGCGTCGGCACCGTGTTCGCACAGCGGCGGCAGCCGACCCGGCCGCTGTCGCCCACGATCCGCGAGCTGCACGTGCGCGTGAAGGAAGCGTTCGACCCGCAGGGACGACTCAACCCCGGCCGTGACCCCGCGGCGGGGTGAGGACGAGGAGGCTGGCATGGATCTGGGGCTCGACCGCGAACTGCTCGACGCGTGCGTGCAGTGCGGCCTGTGCCTCACCGCGTGCCCGACCTACCAGGTGACCGGCGACGAGTCGGCCTCGCCACGGGGCCGCATCGCCCTGATGCGGGCGGTGCAGGACGGCGGCGCACCGGTGACCGACGAGGTGGTGCAGTCGTTCGGGACCTGCATCCAGTGCCGTGGCTGCGAACCGGCCTGCCCCAGCAACGTGCGTTTCGGGCACCTGATGGAGCAGACACGCGAGACGCTGACCGCCGCGGGGCGCTTCACACCCTGGTGGCTGCGGATGCTGCTG belongs to Egicoccus sp. AB-alg6-2 and includes:
- a CDS encoding acyltransferase, whose protein sequence is MNPDPDERELVADLDLPLPHLGPDLDPDAGSDLAGASDADVEEAARSALREHTEALIRAETAREGQRRASLLAADLLAERPLPDHVRRPPIRLHYPRWGWRQAIRHAVTHRMVTRQYLTLYRRFLWHRARAVATGNHVVFQGVVFSGRRVEFRGRPGHGRLVVGPWCWIGDDNKLRAHEGQLTLGAKVVMGRDNVVNTYLDVEIGEASILADWIYICDFDHRFERLDVPIKDQGIVKSPVRVGGDVWIGEKATVLRGVDIGHGSVIASHCLVNTDIPPFSIAVGIPARVVKSRLPGGMDPEEALDRLRRGLSIPGDPIG
- a CDS encoding methyltransferase domain-containing protein, with product MPAELHAVPDTTSMDIKQKQEAYHDWEAGTYDEKFSISYDQRCIDYARDRFRKVVPEGAVFHRVLEVGAGTGFFLINLALGDCLEGATLEATDISEGMLEVCRRNGAEHGLTIATRQGDAEALPYDDDSFDLVIGHAFIHHLPVPGAAIREMHRILKPGGTLVIAGEPTEIGDKVSWFVKRNTYRAFRAATALPGLTQYRKPSIVEAGGTVEDATLAGLEYEVDLHTFRPGDVEKMARLAGFREARVVTEELTANWVGWAVRTIEGAMRPGVLGMRWAFAAFNAYTRLHRFDDRVLARFVPRDVFYNLILHATK
- a CDS encoding FAD-binding oxidoreductase — its product is MARLRRLLGRPPGAAASDPLLADLRAALAPERVRYDGAERTLFAHDASIYDLGVSGPVCFAESATEVQAIMRIAAEHGRAVVPRGAGTGLSGGAVPLGAPIVVSLSRMKRILEVDLDERIAWVEPGVVNLALTEHLRPLGFHFAPDPSSQQVCTIGGNVANNSGGPHCLAYGVTNPHVAAVEVVLPSGEAVVLGGLDAETPGLDLRGVFVGSEGTMGIATRVAVVLTPNPPAVRTLLLAFGTVRDAARTVSAVIAEGIVPAAMEVMDQRAIEAVENYVHAGYPRDAAAVLLAEVEGLEDGVQIEAERIDRLGRANGATSVRLARTEDERALLWKGRKTAFGATAQIAPRYYLNDTVVPRSRLADVLEQVYEIADRHQIMVMNVFHAGDGNLHPLLLFDGSDPDVVARVHLAGAEIVRVSLDAGGVLSGEHGIAVEKRDAMRALFTDDDLDHQARVRRAFDPGCRCNPGKVLPTGHSCADIQALTRVPTGVWG
- a CDS encoding FAD-binding protein; the encoded protein is MSATLTSTDPVLTAFAEAVGSEGPVAVEGARTRWERGGPPAIDVRLVRAPTGIVSYLPHEMTVQVRAGTAVADLHAQLAEAGQRTALPERGGTVGGALAVGEDALSVLGVGRVRTALLQVRYVSAEGRVITGGGPTVKNVSGFDLPRLMVGSLGTLGLFAEVILRTNPIPLARVWLRADDVDPFAVRDALFRPGAVLWDGSRTWVLLEGHAPDVAAEGRTLRSIGAFAEVDGPPALPPHRWSLTKRDLRALDGLDLGDAFVASVGVGTVFAQRRQPTRPLSPTIRELHVRVKEAFDPQGRLNPGRDPAAG